AGATGCGCTCGATCAGCGCCGCCTTGGTCGGGAAGTAGCGGAACAGCAGCGGCTGCGTGATGCCCAGCCGGCGGGCGAGCTCCCGGGTGTGCCCGTCGAGGCCGACCTCGGCGAAGTAGGCGACCGCGCCCTCGACGATCTGGCGCTCGCGGGCCTCCGGCGTCAGCCGCCGGCCGGTCGGCACGCGACCGTCACTGTCCGCCGGCCTGCTTGACGCCATCTCGGTTTCGCCTTCTATTGAGCGAACGATCAATAAGGGCCTCCAGCCTGTCCCATCGGGGCGGTCATGGGCAAGCCCATCGGGAGGAGGACCAGGGCTTGAAGGCGCCCGACTTCGCCTACGCGCGTCCGGCCTCGCTCGACGCGGCGCTGGCCCTGCTCGCCGAGCACGGGGAGGACGCCGTTCCTCTGGCGGGGGGCCAGAGCCTCGTCACGGCCCTCAACATGCGGCTCTCGGCGCCCGGCCTGCTGGTCGACCTCAACGCGATCCCCGAACTCACCGGCGTCTCGGAGGCCGGCGGCGAGGCCGGCGGCATTGTGCGGATCGGCGCCATGACGCGCCACCGCGACGTCGGGACCGCGGCGCTCGTGCGCGAGCGCCTGCCGCTGCTCGCCGCCGCCCTGCCGCACATCGCCCATCCGGCGATCCGCAACCGCGGCACGATCGGCGGCTCGGTGGCGCTGGCCGACCCGGCCACCGAGTGGCCCGCCTGCTGCCTCGCCGCGGGCGCCTCGATCGTGGTGCGCGGGCCCGGGGCCGAGCGGCGCGTCCCGGCGGACGATTTCTTCCAGGGCCTCTACACGACGGCCCTGGAGCCCGGCGAGATCGTCACGGCGATCGAGTTCCCGGTGCCGGGGGCCGACGCGGTCTGGGGCTTCGAGGAGTTGTCGCGCCGCCACGGCGACTACGCCCTCGTCGGCCTCGCGGCGACCGGGCGGCGGTCCGCGGGCGGCCTGTCGGACCTGCGCCTCGCCTTCTTCGGCGTGGCCGACCGGCCGGTGCTCGCCCGCGACGCCGCGGCGGCCCTGGAGGCCGGCGATCTCGCGGGCGCCCAGGCGGCGCTCGCCGGTGAGCTCGACCCGCCGGACGACCCGACGACCAAGGCCGCGACGCGGCTCCACCTCGCCCGCGTGATCCTCGGCCGCGTGGCGGCGAGGATGCGCGGCGGCAGCGCGCAGGAGGACGGTCCCGATGGCGTCTGAGAACCCCGACCGCGCGCACGCGGTCGCCTTCACGCTGAACGGCGAGGCCGTGCGGGCGCATGTCCCCGCCCGGATGCATCTCGGCGACCTGCTGCGCCAGTCCTTCGGCCTCACCGGCGTGCATCTCGGCTGCGAGCACGGCGTGTGCGGCGCCTGCACGATCCTGGTCGACGGCCGGGCGGTGCGGTCCTGCCTGATGCTCGGCGTCCAGGCCGACGGCGCCACCGTCGAGACCGTGGAGGGCCTGACCGAGAGCGGGCGCATCCGCGACCTGCAGGACGCCTTCCACGCCCGCAACGCCCTGCAATGCGGCTACTGTACCCCCGGCATGCTGGTGACGGCCGCCGAGCTTCTGGACGACGCGGACGCGGCCACCTCGCGCGAGGCGATCCGCGCGGCGATCGCGGGCAATTACTGCCGCTGCACCGGCTACCACGCCATCGTCGACGCCATCGCGTCGACCGCCGAGGCGCGCGGGCAAGGCCGCCGGGATGCCGGCAGGGATGCCGGCCTGGAGGCCGCCGAATGAGCGCGGATCCGGGCGGCCTCACCTTCCTCGACCGGCCGAACAGCTATATCGGCCGCTCCGTCCCGCGGCCGAACGCGCGGCGCCTGCTCGAGGGACGGGGCGTCTACGTGGACGACGTGGCCGTCGCCCGCCTCGGCCACGTCGCCTTCCTGCGCAGCCCCCACGCTCACGCCCGCATCGTCGCCCTGGACACCGCGGACGCGAAGGCGATGCCCGGCGTGATCGCCGTGGTGACGGGGCCCGAACTGGCGGCCGTGTGCACGCCGTGGGTCGGCGTGCTCGGCCACTTCAAGGGCCTGCGCTCGGCGCCCCAGCACGCCCTGGCCCTCGACCGGGTGACCTGGGTCGGCGAGCCGTTCTGCGCGGTCGTCGCGCACGGCCGGGCCGAGGCCGAGGACGCGCTCGCGGCGATCACGGTCGAGTTCGACCCGCTCCCCGCCGTCGTCGACATGGAGACGGCGCTCGATCCCGCGACGCCCGCGATCCACGCCGAGCTCGGCGACAACCTCGCCTTCGAGCGCGTCCTCAACGTCGGCGACGTCGACGCGGCCTTCCGCGACGCGGCTCTGGTGGTCGAGGAGACCTTCCAGTTCGGCCGGCACACGGGCGTGTGCCTGGAGCCGCGGGCGATCCTGGCCGACTGGGCGGCGGCGGACGGGATGCTCACCGTCCACCACTCCTTCCAGGCGCCGCACATGATGCAGGACATCCTGTGCAAGCACCTCGCCCTCCCCGAGGGGGCGGTGCGGGTGATCTGCAAGGATGTCGGCGGGTCCTTCGGGATCAAGGTCCACATCTACCCCGACGAGATGGCGACCTGCGCGCTGGCGCTGATGCTCAAGCGCCCGGTCAAGTTCGTCGCCGACCGGCTGGAGAGCTTCCAGAGCGACATCCATGCCCGCGACCACCGGGTCACCGCCCGGATGGCCTTCTCGGCCGAGGGCGACATCCTCGCCCTCGACATGGACGACCTCACGGGCATCGGGCCCTACTCGGTCTACCCGCGCACCAGCGCGGTCGAGGCCAACCAGGTCGTCAACCTGACCGGCGGCCCCTACCGGCACCAGCACTACCGGGCCCGCGCCCGCGTCGTGCTCCAGAACAAGGCGCCGACCTGCCAGTACCGGGCGGTGGGCCACCCGATCGCCACGATGGTCGCCGAGGGGCTCGTCGATCTCGGCGCCGCCCGGCTCGGCCTCGACCCCCTGGCCGTGCGCGAGCGCAACGTCATCCCGGACGACGCCTATCCCTGCGCGGGCGTCTCGGGGATCAAGCTGGAGAAGCTGTCCCACCAGGCGGCGCTCGCCAAGCTCAAGGCGATGATGGATTACGACGGTCTCAGGGCCGAGCAGGCGGACCTGCGCCGGCGGGGGATCCACCGGGGCATCGGGCTCGCGGCCTTCATCGAGATCACCAACCCGTCGGCGGCCTTCTACGGGGTCGGCGGCGCGCGCATCTCCTCCCAGGACGGCTGCACGATCCGGCTCGATCCGCAGGGCGGCGTCGTCGCGTCGGTCAGCGTCACCGAGCAGGGCCAGGGCACCGAGGGCATCATCGCGCAGATCGTGGCCACCGCCACGGGCGTGCCGATGGACAAGGTCCGGGTGATCTCCGGCGACACGCAGGCGACGCCCTACGGCGGCGGGACCTGGGCCTCGCGCGGGGCCGGCATCGGCGGCGAGGCCGCGTGGCAGGCCGGCAAGGCGCTGCGCGGCAACGTCCTGGTGGTGGCGGGCGCGATCCTGCAGGCCGATCCGGAAAGCCTCGACGTCCGCGACGGCGCCGTGGTGGACGCAGGCACCGGGACCGAGCGCATGCCGCTCGCGGAGCTCGGCCGCATCGTCTACTTCCGCCCCGACACGCTGCCGCCGGGGGTGCAGCCCGAATTCGTGGCGACCCGGCACTACGTGCCCAAGGACTACCCCTTCGCCTTCACCAACGGCGTGCAGGCCTCCTACGTCGAGGTCGACACCGAGACGGGCTTCGTGCGGCTGCTCAAGCACTGGTGCGTCGAGGATTGCGGCACCGTGCTCAACCCGCTCCTGGTCGACGAGCAGATCCGCGGCGGCATCGTCCAGGGGATCGGCGGGGCCCTGTTCGAGCACTGCCTCTACGACGGCGAGGGCCAGCTGCTGAACGGGTCGATGGCCGACTACCTCGTGCCGATGGCCGGCGAGATGCCCGATATCGCGGTCGCCCACGTGGTCTCGGCCACCGCGTCGTCCGAGATCGGCGCCAAGGGCGCGGGCGAGGCCGGCACCGCCGGCGCGCCGGCCGCGGTCGTCAACGCCATCAACGACGCGCTCGCGCCGCTGAACGCCCGTGTCGCGCGCCAGCCGGTGACGCCCGAGGTCGTGCTGGAGGCGCTGGGACTGATCTGAAACCGGCTGCGGGCTTCCCCGTCTTTGCGAGCGCAGCGAAGCAACCCAGGGCAGCGGGACGCTGCCGAACGTGGCGGATCCCTGGATCGCTTCGCTGCGCTCGCGAGGACGGATGACCCTTTCGGGTCAGGACACATCGACCATCACGGGGCACGGTCCGCCGAAGAGACCGGTCCCGATCAGGAAACGCCGACGGAGGGACGGGAATGGGAACGGGCTTCGACAGGCGCCGGCTGCTCCAGGGCAGCGCCGCCGCATCCGCGCTGGCGCTCGCCGCCCCGGCGCTCCTGCGCTCCGCGATCGCGCAAGGCGGTTCGACCGGAGGCCCGATCCGGATCGGCTTCCCGGTGCCGCTCACCGGCGCTTTCGGGGCCGAGGCGAACGACCAGGTCCGCGCCGCCCAGCTCGCCGTCAAGACGTTCAACGAGGCCGGCGGCTTCCAGGGCCGCACGGCCGAGCTCCTCGTGCGCGACGACAAGCTCAACCCCGGCGAGGCGGCGACCCGGACCCTCGAATTGATCGAGAAGGACAAGGTCAACTTCCTGGTCGGCGGCCTCTCGGCGGCCGTGACCCTGTCGATCAACAACGTCGCCCGCGAGCGCGGCGTGATCTACAACTCGATCAGCCAGTCCGACGCGATCAACGAGGCCAAGGATTTCGGCCGCACGACCTTCCACGAGGCCCTGAACCCGCACATGACCGCGGGCGCGGTCGGCCGCTACGTCTTCCCGAAATCGGGCAAGCGCGTCGCCTTCCTCAGCGCGGACTACGCGTACGGCCACGAGATGATGCGCGGGTTCAAGCGCGCCGGCGAGGCCTCGGGCATCGAGGTCGTGGCCGACATCCGCCACCCGATCGGCGCCTCCGACTACTCGGCCTTCCTGCCCCGGATCGCCGCGCTCAAGCCCGACGTGCTCTGCCTGTGCAATTTCGGCCGGGACCAGGTCGTCTCGATCCAGCAGGCGACCGAGTTCGGCCTGAAGCGCACCACCAAGCTCGTCGCGCCGGTCCTGCTCTTCACCGCCCGCAAGGCCGGCGGCGACGCCTTCGACGGCGTGATCGGCGGCACCTCCTACTACTGGCGCCTGGAGGACAGCGTGCCCTCCGCCAAGGCGTTCAACGACCGGTTCCGCGCCGCCTACAACGGCGCCGTCCCGTCGGATTACGGGGCGCTGGGCTATGCCGGCATCCGCTCGGTGCTGGAGGGCGTGAAGGCCGCCGGATCGGTCGAGACCGACAAGGTCGTGGCCGCCATGGAGGCCCTGAAGGCCGACTTCTACAAGGGTCCGCAGAGCTTCCGGAAATGCGACCACCAGTCGGTGCAGTCGGTCCTGATCGTCGAGGCGAAGTCGAAGGACATGAAGACGCCGGACGACGTCTTCACGATCCTCGGCACGGAGGGGCCCGACGAGCGCTTCCTGCGCGGCTGCGACGAACTCGGGCACAAGGCGTGAGGCGCCCCATGCGAACCCGCGGGAGGGCGCGGCCTTGAGCGCCATCACGATCGGCGGCTTCCCCCTCGATCTCCTCGCCCTCCAGCTCGTGACCGGCATCGCGCTGGGGGCGATCTACGTGCTCGTCGGCATCGGCCTGTCGCTGATCTTCGGGCTGATGAACGTCGTCAACTTCGCCCACGGCGCGTTCTTCATGGTCGGCGCCTATGTCGGCGTCTTCCTGTACGGCTACACCGGCAGCTTCTGGCTCAGTCTCGTCGCGGCGCCGCTGGCGATGGGGCTCCTCGGGCTCGCCGTGGAGCGCGTGCTCGTGCGCCCCCTCTACGGGCGCGGCATCGACGACCCGCTGCTCCTCACCTTCGGCCTGTCGTACGTGATGGTCGAGAGCGTGCGCATCGCCTTCGGGCTGACGGGCCTGCCCTTCGGGGCGCCGCCCGAGCTGCGCGGCGCGGTCGACATCGGCATCGGCTACTTCCCCCTCTACCGCCTGTTCCTGATCGGGTTCGCGCTGGCGGTGGTGGGCGTCCTGTGGCTGTTCATCGAGCGCACGCCCTTCGGCCTCGTGATCCGGGCCGGCGCCCGCGACCCGCAGATCGTGCAGGTGCTCGGCATCGAGATCACCAAGGTCTGGCTCGCGGTCTTCGCCCTGGGCTGCGCGCTCGCCGGGCTCGCCGGCATCCTCGCCGCGCCGCTGCAGGGCGTCACGCCCGAGATGGGGGTCCCGGTGCTCGCCGAGGCCTTCGTGGTCACGGTGGTCGGCGGCATGGGCTCGCTGGCCGGGGCCGTGCTCGCCGGGCTGATCGTCGGCATCGTGGTGGCGATGACGTCGCTCGTCGCCCCCGACATGACCAAGATGGCGATCTTCGCCCTCATGGCCCTGGTGCTGCTCGTGCGGCCCCGAGGCCTCCTCGGCCGGGCCGGAGCCCTCGGATGAGCGCCCGCGCCCCCGCCTCCGCCGTCACGAAGGGAGGCGCCCTTCCGGCTACCTTGCCGGCGGCCCGGCCGGGCTCCGGCCGGGCCGGGCGCCGGCTGGCGTGGTGCGGCCGGCATCGCGTCGCCCTGACGCTCGCCTTCCTCCTCGTGTTCCCCTGGATCGCGCCCTACCAGGCCCTCGCCGTGAACATCCTGGTGCTCGGGCTCTACGCCCTCGGGTTCAACCTGCTGTTCGGCTATACCGGGCTCCTGTCCTTCGGCCACGCCGCCTTCCTGGGCGGCGGCGCGTACGGCTGCGGCATCGCCATCGTCCATTACGGGCTGCACCCGGCCCTGGCGCTCGTCGCCGGCACGCTGCTCGCGACACTCATCGCCGCCGTCATGGGCGTGCTGGCGATCCGCACCCGCGGCATCTACTTCGCGATGACGACCCTGGCGCTGTCGATGTGCGTCTACTACGCCTTCTACCAGGCGGAGGCCTTCACCGGCGGCGAGAACGGCCTGCGCGGCATCAACGTGCCGGCGCTCGCCCTGCCGGGCTTCAGCCTCAATCTCCTCGACCCGGTGGTGAAGTACTACGCCGCGCTGGCGGTGGTCGGCGTCGCGGTCTGGCTGTTCTCGCGCCTCCTGTCGTCGCCCTTCGGGGCCGCCCTCGAGGCGATCCGCGAGAACGAGGGCCGGGCGCAGGCCTGCGGCTACGACGTGCGCCGCATGAAGCTCGCGGCCTTCGTGATCTCCGGGGCCCTGTGCGGCCTCGCGGGCGGTCTCCAGGCGATCCACCTCTCGATCGTGCCGATCGAGACGATGCACTATTCGACCTCCGGCCAGGCCGTGATGATGGCGCTGCTCGGCGGCATGGGGACCTTCTTCGGGCCCTTCGTCGGCGCCGCGACCTTCGCGCTCCTGCAGGACGGGCTCGCCACCGTGACGAGCCACTGGCAGCTCTTCGTCGGCGCCGTCTTCATCGCCTTCGTGCTGTTCCTGCCGCTCGGCATCTGGGGCGAGGTGCTGGCGCGCCTGAGGAGGGCCGGATGGTGAGCGTCGCCGCCGCGCCGGCAAAGGCTCCGAGTACGGCGCCGCCGATCCTCGCCACGGAGGGGCTCGGCAAGCGGTTCGGGCATTTCCGCGCCCTGTCGGACGTGACGGTCGCGTTTCCGGAGGGCGGCATCACCGCGATCATCGGACCGAACGGGGCGGGCAAGTCGACCTTCTTCAACCTGATCTCGGGCGCCTTCCCGCCGAGCGAGGGCCGCGTGCTGTTCCGCGGGCGCGACATCACCGGGGCGGCCCCGCACGCCTTCGCCCGGATGGGCATCGCCAAGTCGTTCCAGATCACCAACGTCTTCCCGCACCTCACGGTGCGCGAGAACGTGCGGGTGGCCGCCCAGGCCCGGCGGGTCCGCTTCGCGTTCTTCCGGGACCGCGCGGCCTATCCCGAGCTGGCGGAGCGGGCCGAGGAACTCCTCGGCGAGGTCGGGCTCGGCGCCCGGATGGACCGCCTCGCGCGCGAACTCGCCCACGGCGAGCAGCGCGCCCTGGAGATCGCGGTGGCGCTGGCCGCCGAGCCGAGCCTCCTCCTCCTCGACGAGCCGACCGCCGGGATGAGCCCCGAGGAGACGCGCGAGATGATGGACCTCGTGCAGCGCCTCGCCGAGACCCGGACGCTGATCCTCGTCGAGCACAAGATGAAGCTCGTCATGGGCCTGTGCCGGCGCCTCGTCGTCCTCCACCAGGGCCAGCTCCTGGCCGAGGGCAGCCCCGACGACATCCGGGCGCATCCGGAGGTGCGCCGCGTCTACCTGGGCAACACGGCGGGCAAGATCACGGGCACGACCACATGAGCGCCGCCGTCACGCAGCCGCTCCTGGCGGTCGAGGACCTGCGGGCGTGGTACGGCCACTCCCACATCCTGCAGGGCCTCTCGCTGGAGGTGCGCCCCGGCGAGATCGTCACGCTGGTCGGCCGCAACGGCGCCGGCAAGACCACCACGCTGAAGGCGATCATGGGCCTCGTGGCGAAGCGCGAGGGCCGCGTGACCTTCGCGGGCGCCGACATCCTCCACCGGCCGCCCCACGAGCGCTTCCACCGGGGCCTCGCCTACGTGCCGGAGGAGCGGCGCATCGTGCCGGGGCTGACCGTGGAGGAGAACCTGCGCCTCGGCATCCTGGCCGCCCGGGGGGCAGGACGGGGCGCGCGCGCGACGCGCCGCGACGAGGCGCGGCGGATCGAGGTCATCGCCGAGACCTTCCCGCGGCTGAAGCAGCGCCTGAAGCAGGAGGCGGTCACGATGTCGGGCGGCGAGCAGCAGATGCTCGCCATCGCCCGGGCGCTCATGGCCGAGCCCGTGATGGTGCTCCTCGACGAGCCCTCGGAGGGGATCATGCCGATCCTGGTCGAGGAGATGTTCGCGCAGTTCGTCGCGATGAAGCGGGCCGGCACCACGATCCTGCTCGTGGAGCAGAACGTCGAGCTCGCCCTCGACGTGTCCGACCGCGTCTACATCGTCGACGGCGGCGCCGTCGTCTACC
This genomic window from Methylobacterium oryzae contains:
- a CDS encoding branched-chain amino acid ABC transporter permease; the protein is MSAITIGGFPLDLLALQLVTGIALGAIYVLVGIGLSLIFGLMNVVNFAHGAFFMVGAYVGVFLYGYTGSFWLSLVAAPLAMGLLGLAVERVLVRPLYGRGIDDPLLLTFGLSYVMVESVRIAFGLTGLPFGAPPELRGAVDIGIGYFPLYRLFLIGFALAVVGVLWLFIERTPFGLVIRAGARDPQIVQVLGIEITKVWLAVFALGCALAGLAGILAAPLQGVTPEMGVPVLAEAFVVTVVGGMGSLAGAVLAGLIVGIVVAMTSLVAPDMTKMAIFALMALVLLVRPRGLLGRAGALG
- a CDS encoding ABC transporter substrate-binding protein, which codes for MGTGFDRRRLLQGSAAASALALAAPALLRSAIAQGGSTGGPIRIGFPVPLTGAFGAEANDQVRAAQLAVKTFNEAGGFQGRTAELLVRDDKLNPGEAATRTLELIEKDKVNFLVGGLSAAVTLSINNVARERGVIYNSISQSDAINEAKDFGRTTFHEALNPHMTAGAVGRYVFPKSGKRVAFLSADYAYGHEMMRGFKRAGEASGIEVVADIRHPIGASDYSAFLPRIAALKPDVLCLCNFGRDQVVSIQQATEFGLKRTTKLVAPVLLFTARKAGGDAFDGVIGGTSYYWRLEDSVPSAKAFNDRFRAAYNGAVPSDYGALGYAGIRSVLEGVKAAGSVETDKVVAAMEALKADFYKGPQSFRKCDHQSVQSVLIVEAKSKDMKTPDDVFTILGTEGPDERFLRGCDELGHKA
- a CDS encoding ABC transporter ATP-binding protein, which produces MVSVAAAPAKAPSTAPPILATEGLGKRFGHFRALSDVTVAFPEGGITAIIGPNGAGKSTFFNLISGAFPPSEGRVLFRGRDITGAAPHAFARMGIAKSFQITNVFPHLTVRENVRVAAQARRVRFAFFRDRAAYPELAERAEELLGEVGLGARMDRLARELAHGEQRALEIAVALAAEPSLLLLDEPTAGMSPEETREMMDLVQRLAETRTLILVEHKMKLVMGLCRRLVVLHQGQLLAEGSPDDIRAHPEVRRVYLGNTAGKITGTTT
- a CDS encoding xanthine dehydrogenase family protein molybdopterin-binding subunit; this translates as MSADPGGLTFLDRPNSYIGRSVPRPNARRLLEGRGVYVDDVAVARLGHVAFLRSPHAHARIVALDTADAKAMPGVIAVVTGPELAAVCTPWVGVLGHFKGLRSAPQHALALDRVTWVGEPFCAVVAHGRAEAEDALAAITVEFDPLPAVVDMETALDPATPAIHAELGDNLAFERVLNVGDVDAAFRDAALVVEETFQFGRHTGVCLEPRAILADWAAADGMLTVHHSFQAPHMMQDILCKHLALPEGAVRVICKDVGGSFGIKVHIYPDEMATCALALMLKRPVKFVADRLESFQSDIHARDHRVTARMAFSAEGDILALDMDDLTGIGPYSVYPRTSAVEANQVVNLTGGPYRHQHYRARARVVLQNKAPTCQYRAVGHPIATMVAEGLVDLGAARLGLDPLAVRERNVIPDDAYPCAGVSGIKLEKLSHQAALAKLKAMMDYDGLRAEQADLRRRGIHRGIGLAAFIEITNPSAAFYGVGGARISSQDGCTIRLDPQGGVVASVSVTEQGQGTEGIIAQIVATATGVPMDKVRVISGDTQATPYGGGTWASRGAGIGGEAAWQAGKALRGNVLVVAGAILQADPESLDVRDGAVVDAGTGTERMPLAELGRIVYFRPDTLPPGVQPEFVATRHYVPKDYPFAFTNGVQASYVEVDTETGFVRLLKHWCVEDCGTVLNPLLVDEQIRGGIVQGIGGALFEHCLYDGEGQLLNGSMADYLVPMAGEMPDIAVAHVVSATASSEIGAKGAGEAGTAGAPAAVVNAINDALAPLNARVARQPVTPEVVLEALGLI
- a CDS encoding ABC transporter ATP-binding protein — protein: MSAAVTQPLLAVEDLRAWYGHSHILQGLSLEVRPGEIVTLVGRNGAGKTTTLKAIMGLVAKREGRVTFAGADILHRPPHERFHRGLAYVPEERRIVPGLTVEENLRLGILAARGAGRGARATRRDEARRIEVIAETFPRLKQRLKQEAVTMSGGEQQMLAIARALMAEPVMVLLDEPSEGIMPILVEEMFAQFVAMKRAGTTILLVEQNVELALDVSDRVYIVDGGAVVYHAPAAALRDDPEIQARYCAV
- a CDS encoding (2Fe-2S)-binding protein, whose amino-acid sequence is MASENPDRAHAVAFTLNGEAVRAHVPARMHLGDLLRQSFGLTGVHLGCEHGVCGACTILVDGRAVRSCLMLGVQADGATVETVEGLTESGRIRDLQDAFHARNALQCGYCTPGMLVTAAELLDDADAATSREAIRAAIAGNYCRCTGYHAIVDAIASTAEARGQGRRDAGRDAGLEAAE
- a CDS encoding branched-chain amino acid ABC transporter permease — translated: MSARAPASAVTKGGALPATLPAARPGSGRAGRRLAWCGRHRVALTLAFLLVFPWIAPYQALAVNILVLGLYALGFNLLFGYTGLLSFGHAAFLGGGAYGCGIAIVHYGLHPALALVAGTLLATLIAAVMGVLAIRTRGIYFAMTTLALSMCVYYAFYQAEAFTGGENGLRGINVPALALPGFSLNLLDPVVKYYAALAVVGVAVWLFSRLLSSPFGAALEAIRENEGRAQACGYDVRRMKLAAFVISGALCGLAGGLQAIHLSIVPIETMHYSTSGQAVMMALLGGMGTFFGPFVGAATFALLQDGLATVTSHWQLFVGAVFIAFVLFLPLGIWGEVLARLRRAGW
- a CDS encoding FAD binding domain-containing protein, which encodes MKAPDFAYARPASLDAALALLAEHGEDAVPLAGGQSLVTALNMRLSAPGLLVDLNAIPELTGVSEAGGEAGGIVRIGAMTRHRDVGTAALVRERLPLLAAALPHIAHPAIRNRGTIGGSVALADPATEWPACCLAAGASIVVRGPGAERRVPADDFFQGLYTTALEPGEIVTAIEFPVPGADAVWGFEELSRRHGDYALVGLAATGRRSAGGLSDLRLAFFGVADRPVLARDAAAALEAGDLAGAQAALAGELDPPDDPTTKAATRLHLARVILGRVAARMRGGSAQEDGPDGV